The DNA sequence GCGCGCCACGCGCCCCCGCGTCACGATCCTCCGCTGGCTCGACGCCAACCCGGGGCACCACCCTGCCGACCACGTGGTCGAGCGCACGGCCCTGTCACGGGCGACGGTCTACCACGTGCTCGGCCAGCTCAGTGAAGCCGACCTGGTCCTGACCGCCGAGCCGACCGCGGGACCCATGCTGTACGAGACGGCGGCGGATCCCCACCACCACTTCGTGTGCCGCTCGTGTGGACGGATCATCGACGTCGCCTGCCTCGTCGGCCAGACGCCGTGCCTGCACGTCGACGTACCCGGCGCCGTCGTCGAGCACGCCGACGTCACGCTCCGGGGCGTCTGCCCAGACTGCGTCTGACAGGATCAGCCATCCGGTGCGGTGCCGATCGGCGCGACGGCGGCGGGCCGATAGGCGGCGGGGAACGCAGCCAACAGATGACTGGCGTCGACGCTGACCCGCACCCGCGCACCCTCCTCGAGCGCGCGGGTGTGGGGCACCTCACAGCGCAGCTCCCCGCCCCCGTCCAGCACGAGCACGTGCAGCACGTGGGCGCCACGGAACTCGCCGTGGCCCACCGTCGCGTTGGCGTCGCCGGCGATCTCGACGACCACCTCATGGGGGCGCACCATCACGTCGACGCGACCGTCCGCGTCGACGCCCGTGACCGGGAGCGCTCCAACGACGGTGTCGGCGACGCAGCCACGGACCTCGCCGGCGAGCAGGTCGGCCTCGCCGATGAACGTCGCGACGAAGCGCGTTCGTGGCACGTGGAACACCACCTCCGGGCGGTCGACCTGTTCGAGGCGGCCGTCGTTGAGGACGGCGACGCGGTCACCGATCGACAGCGCCTCCTGCCGGTCGTGGGTCACGAAGACCGCCGTGGTCCCCGAGGCACGCAGCACCGCGGCAGTCTCCCGGCGCAGGCGGACGCGCAGGTTCGCGTCCAGGTTCGAGAAGGGCTCGTCGAGCAGCACGACGGTCGGACGCGGCCCGAGCGCCCGCGCCAGGGCGACGCGCTGCTGCTCCCCACCCGACAGCTCGTGCGGGTAGCGGTCCCCCATATGGGCCAGGTGGACGAGGTCAAGCGCCTCGGCGCAGCGGGCACGCCGCCCGGCACCCCGCGGGAGCCCGAAGCTGACGTTGTCCGCCACGGTCAGGTGCGGGAACAACGCATGCTCCTGGAAGACGATCCCCACCCGCCGGTCCTCCGGCGGGACCCACGCGCCGGCACCGGCCACGACGCGCCCGCCGATCGTCACGCGCCCGGCGTCGACGTCGGTCAGCCCCGCGATCACGTGCAGCAGCGTGGTCTTGCCGCACCCGCTGGGCCCGACAACGGCCAGGAGCTCACCGCGTCGGGCGGCGAGCGACACGCCGTTGAGCGCGGTGACGTCGCCGTACCGCTTCGTCGCGTCCTCCAGCTGCAGCACCCGGTCCGGCATCAGGCGTCCCCGCCGTTGGCTTCGGCCACCCGCAGCGTGCCGCGGAACAGCGCGACGACCGGCAGAGCCGCGACCGCCACGATCGTCAGGGCGGGCAGGCCGACGAGGTCCCACAACGATTCGGACGCCAGCTCGTAGACCCAGACCGCCAGCGTCGAGAACCCGAACGGCCGCAGCAGCAGCATCACCGGCAGCTCTTTGAGCGCATCGACAGCAACGAGCACCAGGCCGACGCCGAGGCCGGAGCGGATCAGCGGCAGGTGGATCTGCCTCACTACGCGCCCCGGAGACGCCCCGAGCGTCAGGGCGGACATGGTCATCGCGGGTGTCACCTTGTCGAGGCTGGCCTCGAGGCTGTTGGTCGCCGGGGCGAGGAACCGGACGACGTAGGCCGCGATCAACCCGACGAGGGACCCGGTGATCAGCGTGGCACCCAGGTCCAGGCCGGCCAGGTCGAGCGCAGCGTCGATGCCTGCCAGCACCAGCAGCGTGCCGATCGCGACGACAGGTCCTGGCACGGCGTAGCCGATCGTGGCCAGCCGCGCCAGGCCGCGCGTCGCACGGTCCGGCGTGAGGCGCACGGCGTTCACGACGACGCCCGCGGCAGCGACGCACAACAGCGCCGTGAGCGCGGCGACCAGCACGCTGTTGCCGAGATAGGACAGGTACCGAGGGTCGAAGCCCCCTGCGCTGCCACCGATCACCGACAGGCTCGACCAGCCGAGTAGGCGCAGCGCCGGGACCACGAACCCGACGCCCACGATCAGGGCGCACAGGCCGCTCGCGGCCCACCTGGACCATCCGGTCAACGTGACAGGCGCGACCCGGGGTCCGTGTCCGCCACGCTGGTCGTAGCGCGCACGGCCACGCAATGCGCGCTCGACGGCAATGACCGTGACGGCGAACACCAGCACGATCGCGGCGAGCTCGGTCGCCGCGGCGCGATCGAACATGCCGTTCCACACCTGGTACACCGCGACGGACACCGTCTCGACGTTGAAGTACTGGATCGTGGCGAAGTCGGTCAGCGTCTCCATGGCCACCAGCGCACCACCGGCGGCCAGCGACGGCCGGGCCATTGGCAGGACGACGCGCCATGCGGCCTGCGCGGGACCGAGCCCGAGCGTACGCGCCGCCCCGTAGGTGACCGCGGCCTGCTCGGTCAGGGCGGCGCGCGCGAGCAGGTAGACGTATGGATACAGCGCGACGCTCATCACGAGCACTGCCAGCGCGATCCCCCGCGGCGCGATGCGAACGTCGATGCCGAGGACGGATCGCAGGGCGGTCTGTAGCGGGCCGGGTG is a window from the Euzebyales bacterium genome containing:
- a CDS encoding transcriptional repressor, yielding RATRPRVTILRWLDANPGHHPADHVVERTALSRATVYHVLGQLSEADLVLTAEPTAGPMLYETAADPHHHFVCRSCGRIIDVACLVGQTPCLHVDVPGAVVEHADVTLRGVCPDCV
- a CDS encoding ABC transporter ATP-binding protein, which codes for MPDRVLQLEDATKRYGDVTALNGVSLAARRGELLAVVGPSGCGKTTLLHVIAGLTDVDAGRVTIGGRVVAGAGAWVPPEDRRVGIVFQEHALFPHLTVADNVSFGLPRGAGRRARCAEALDLVHLAHMGDRYPHELSGGEQQRVALARALGPRPTVVLLDEPFSNLDANLRVRLRRETAAVLRASGTTAVFVTHDRQEALSIGDRVAVLNDGRLEQVDRPEVVFHVPRTRFVATFIGEADLLAGEVRGCVADTVVGALPVTGVDADGRVDVMVRPHEVVVEIAGDANATVGHGEFRGAHVLHVLVLDGGGELRCEVPHTRALEEGARVRVSVDASHLLAAFPAAYRPAAVAPIGTAPDG
- a CDS encoding iron ABC transporter permease, with amino-acid sequence MASSVLTPDREVWRFLWQTGLARMVGATIVLMFGVVAGTLVLGGGLAWLVAAYRFPGRRVFSWLLVLPMAVPSYVLAFVSVYLLDAPGPLQTALRSVLGIDVRIAPRGIALAVLVMSVALYPYVYLLARAALTEQAAVTYGAARTLGLGPAQAAWRVVLPMARPSLAAGGALVAMETLTDFATIQYFNVETVSVAVYQVWNGMFDRAAATELAAIVLVFAVTVIAVERALRGRARYDQRGGHGPRVAPVTLTGWSRWAASGLCALIVGVGFVVPALRLLGWSSLSVIGGSAGGFDPRYLSYLGNSVLVAALTALLCVAAAGVVVNAVRLTPDRATRGLARLATIGYAVPGPVVAIGTLLVLAGIDAALDLAGLDLGATLITGSLVGLIAAYVVRFLAPATNSLEASLDKVTPAMTMSALTLGASPGRVVRQIHLPLIRSGLGVGLVLVAVDALKELPVMLLLRPFGFSTLAVWVYELASESLWDLVGLPALTIVAVAALPVVALFRGTLRVAEANGGDA